In Pseudosulfitobacter pseudonitzschiae, the sequence TATGGTCGTGATCTGCGCGGGCACCTCGGGGTTCAATCTGACATTTGACGTGCGATACATGTGGATGCACCAGAAGCGTCTGCAAGGCAGCCACTTTGCCCACCTCAAACAGGCGTCAGCCGCCAACCGTCTGATGCTGGAACGCCGTCTTGATCCCTGCATGTCCGAAGTTTTTGCTTGGGGAGACCTGCCTGACGCACACATGAAAATGATGCGCAACGAACACAAGCCCGGCAACATGTCGGTGCTGGTTCAGGCCCCCAAGACCGGCCTACGCACTTTTGAGGATGCATTGGAAGCCGGAAGGTAATCCAAACATCTGCATTTTGTGGCGAATACGGCGCCCGCGAATCACCAAGTGGTTCGCGGGCGTTTTGCTGTTGGAAGGGTGGCTTTTGGTGTCAAAGGCTTGGCCGCGACCCCCTCACCATTTCTGGGGAGTGCCAATACGCGAATTTCTTAAGAGTTTTGGCTCATGCTATAGTTGAATTAACCAAGCGTTAACCAACTAGGGGTGAACCTACCATGAAGAGTGATTGGATTTTGGATGTTCTGACGGATCTCAGGACCTTTGCCCGCGCAAATGGATTGCCCGCTTTAGCTGAACAGCTGGACGATACTGCAATCGTTGCAATGGCCGAGATCGCCGAAAGAGCGGAACTGGCAACGGGCGGGCATGATGACGCTGAATGCGCAAATGGAAGCTATACTGGAGAAGCTGGAGCGATCTGACACGCTGGCAGTTCTTCAGAGTGTCATCGAAGAATTTCGCGCATTATTCGCGATCAATCACATGATCTATCACTGGGTCGACAGCGCCGGGGATCAGTACGGCTGTGGCACCTATTCCGATAGCTGGCGCGAACGCTATGTCGAGCAAAACTACCTGCGCATTGATCCGGTCGTGATCGGTTGCTACCAGCGTTTTCACCCCGTCGACTGGAAGCGGCTGGATTGGTCCAGCAAGGCCGCGCGCGTCTTTCAGACTGAAGCGATTGAATACGGGGTCGGCAATCAGGGGTTTACCGTACCGATCCGTGGGCCCAACGGCCAGTTTGCGCTGTTCACCGTATCGCACACCTGTGACGATGCGACTTGGGCGACGTTTACCGAAACGTACCGGCGTTCCTTGATCCTGATTGGTCATGCTTTCA encodes:
- a CDS encoding helix-turn-helix transcriptional regulator, giving the protein MEAILEKLERSDTLAVLQSVIEEFRALFAINHMIYHWVDSAGDQYGCGTYSDSWRERYVEQNYLRIDPVVIGCYQRFHPVDWKRLDWSSKAARVFQTEAIEYGVGNQGFTVPIRGPNGQFALFTVSHTCDDATWATFTETYRRSLILIGHAFNQKALEFEPDRQPEQARGLSPREVDSMTLLAMGYSRAQVAETLSISEHTLRVYIESARFKLGAMNTTHAVARAMSRGLIVV